ATTGAGAATTAATCACACAGAACAGAGTCTTTTACACAGCACAATTACACTCTaccatttattttacttttctcACTTCTAatacataaaacatattttgttcACATAAAACACTGAACACTTCCAACAATATATTATCAGCATCTTTCACTGCCGATCATGCTTTTCGCCGCATTAATGGgtttcctttttatttttacaatgcTGGAAAATATAAATGACAAAACCTTCAAAACTGGAATTATAACACATATTTTTCCAACAAAAAACTCTTTATTTTCTGTGATttcatgagaaaaaaaaatgctTTATGCCACTTCACTTCACCAGACTTCACTGAAGCTGCCTGGGTTGAAACTCATTAAAACGTGAATTGATTTAATATTTCTCAGTCCTTTCATTTGATGTGCTAAAATAGGATTTGCCTTTCAAAAGGACAGTGTATTTTGTACAATTTCTTTTTCTTATAATTCCTTTCAATGGCAGAATGAACTGCATTCATGCATTCACTATGCCTGTTAAGACTCTGACAGAATAAAAAGTGTATAAACAACGGCAGGTTTTCCAATCGCCAACACATCTTTTAGTTTTACGTcgtaaaaacaacagaactgaAACATCTTCCTGCTTCCCTGAAGTTACTGATTGGCAACATTGTTCCTTCAATGTGAGTTTTGTAAACAACAAAGACTAATTTACAGAAAAACACGATCTATTGTTTTTTATGCAGCGTAGGAAATTCAAGCTGTTTTAGTATAAAACCATTCTGCCATATGGTTGAtcttctttttgttttgttattgtaGCCTAGAgtttaacacacacaaacacaaacacacacacacacaagcacttgCAATACACATACTTAACTGTATAACAACGTTAACACAGCAATGGAGAGCCTGAAGCCGTGTTGAAATGTACCCTGAGGCATTTAAAGTAGCACAGTGAGCTTCAAAGCAGCCTATCAAACGGTCAGGGTAAAGATATGTTAGATATTCCAGATATATGATTATTCTGATGTATGAGAAAATATAAACACAAATAAATTCCACTTAGGCAATGTTAAATGAACTGAGCATGCATCAATGCTCCATCTCAAATGCAAATTGGAATGCAACTGAAAACTTTCTTTTTAGCAATTGTTAAACAGAGAGAATTGAACCAGTCATATTTATTATGCATCATTGGGTCGAAACAGCAGTGAGAACACAGCATTTAGCCACGGCAGTACATTTTGGTATGCAAAACAGAACATCGACTGATGAACCAAAATGTTCTTTTCTCTCAAACCTTTCTTCTGGGCAGGCCAACATCACACAGTGTAAAGGCTTGTAAAGCATCTACGACGATAATAGAGTCTATGGTACAGAGTTATACTGTGAGGTCACAATATAGAAAATAAGTCTCAGAGACTACTGCTGTATTTTGTTGGCATATTTCCCTTTCCTGTGCAGCACATAACGCCTCCGGCTGAATGTGAATCAATGAGAAATACTGAGTTATAATTTTTTTATGAATATGTTCAGCGTTATCCACCGAGACTTTGTCCTAGTGGGCAGAATAGCAAACCAAAGTTATAAAAGGAAAAGTACATTCAAACTTAAAAGCAGATCCTATCACTCTAAAAGGTTGCCatgaaaaaaaatacagatagaCTTAAATCAGGACATCAATATCAAAGTCTTGTATTTTACAAGATATTTTTGAGTTTTTTTGGCATTcatagcattacattacattgcatttagctgacgcttttatccaaagcgacttacaataagtcaaTATAATATTACGACATTTCAGTCGAAGGTGTTGTATGTGCATGACTGAGCCAAGTTCATCACATTGCAACCTTTGCTTGTACATCATATGCATGTTGTAATGTAAATAATCCAACAGTATGAAGACTACTTTAGAAAGTGAGCAAAATCTCCAAAACATCGACTAATTAACCTTGTTAGCTGGTAGTTTCCAAGGTCAAACTTTGTTTAAACTCCACTTACAAGCATGGAAAAGTGCAAAGGACACAAATGGAAACTACAAAAACTGCGCATATGCTGGAATAGAAGATCTAGGGCTAGGGTTAGCAGCTGTGAAGAGCTGAGGCCTAAATTGAGTGAAAAGCAGTTTGGGATGAGAAAAAAAGATAGGTGAAACCAAAGAAAATCATGTTTTTATTACAGTGTCTGATGGAAAAACAACATGGTGTTATTTTTCTTCAATTTAAAGCCATCACAAAAGCCCATTATCATCTCGCTCCACTGCTGTTAAAATCCATTGTAGGCCCAGGCTTACATCTCTGAGATTTTCAGATGTCTTGTTCTTTTTCGAACATGGCAAATCCCAACCTCAGACACAGTAATTGCATCACATTGTGGCAGTGTTTTTCAGGTCAGCTCACAACCACAATGGGTTCCACGGAGAGAATGTCAGTCCTTCCTGTGAGGACCTGCCTGGCGATGAAGAGCACATGAGTGTCTTTGAGGTTTTGGGACTGGCTGGAGGAGGCGTGACTTTGCTGGGAGGAGGAATTGCCTGGGTGTGGCAGAGCACGCCCGGGCCTGGAGGACTGGTTGGTGTCGGGCCAGGCAGTCCTGTGACGACAAGGAGCAGCTACAGTGCGTAGCTCCGGCTCCAACCCGACCACCGCCCGACGTTTCCTCCTGCACATGGCGAAGAGCAGCCTCAGCTCCTGGCGAAAGGTGGGATTCAGACAGCAGTAGATGAAAGGGTTGTAGCAGGTGGAGCTCATAGCCAGCCAGTGAAAGCAGAAGTACAGGGCGTTAGAAGAGTGGATGGCCTGACTGGACAGTAGCACCACGTAGCAGTTCAGTGGGAACCAGCAGACAGCAAACATCCCGACAACCAGGAGCAACATGGCCAACGTCCGCCGCCTTTTCCTCTTCTGGGCAGCGTGCTGAGCTGTCGTTGTGTCACCGATGGCGTTGTGGTGCCACAGCCGGCAGGCCACCGTGGTGTACGAGGCGGTGATGACAAGGAGTGGCAGCATGTAAAGTAAGATGAAGGTCAGTAGGTCAATAAACTGCCAGTAGACATCTGATGGCTCTGGGAAATCTGGGACACACAGGCTGCGCTCCTTTTCCTTACTGGGGAGGAGAGATACGAGCAGAGGAAGCAAGTCAGATTAGTAATAATTAGGTCATAAGTGAGGGTAACGCCACAAATATTATTAGTGATTATACTTTTGAAAACTTTCTTGATTCTTGATCAATTGTTTTGAAATTGTGATACAGTTATTTTCTCCCTAGGTGACACAATCAAATcttagtttttaaaaaaaaaacgaaaaatATTCAGTTAAAATTTACCAAAACAGCAAATCCTCACAACTAAACAGCTGGAAGGTTAGTTTGAAAACTGGCTGAACTTCCCCCCTTCCACCTCAATGGAGTAGACTCACCAAGCTCTCCTCGATTGCCTCcaaaaaatattattatacaCTTCCACTGGAGTGTTAATCATTTTACCTGTATGTAAAAGTGAGGAGTTTTTGGTAGATTGCATGAGGTAGGGAGAAGCAGCTGGCCATTAACCAGATAACAGCGACCCAGACACCGCCTTGTGCCGGGGACATGCGAGGTCTCAGAGGGTGCAAAATCACCTGAAACAAATTAACAACACATATcaaggtcagtgtaaacacacacTTACAGATAATCTGTCTTCTATTCATATTAGCTCCAGTTTGATCTAACTCTCTTGAATGGCAGTAATTATAAGAGCTTAGACTGATTTAATGTGTGAAGCAGAGTGTAAACCCAAGACCATGTTATTTTCTAAAGGACTTTTCAAAGTCAAATCTTGGGCCAGATAAACGTTTTTCTTGCTTGTAGCTTATTTTGTCTGTGCAGTTTTTGAAATCACTTGGAATCTAGACCACATATTGGTTCTATCTACAGTTCAgcagagggacagagagagCATTTACCAACTCTAAACAAACAAACTAAGCAAAAAGAGGCCCCATTATGCTTTtggtttttttttcatttcctgtagtgttatatgtttttgtgcatgtcaaCGGTCTGTACAGTCAAAAATCCACATCGTTTCAAGTTCAAGTCAGAGGGAGTTTCTGTAacgtagtgacatcactatgtaatacTGACACTTTTATGACcattcacaacagagccagagactgggctctcgtttcagacagagggtgaaaataggtgctgcagcacaggcagtatgagaaaagtaaagacctttttgaacattaaagcatgtaaacatgtcacagtaaaagcaaaaaaatacaattatgaacCTGAAATTAATCAAATAGGCCCCCTTTAAGTGCAATGACAGAAAGAAAGTGTGATATGTCATACAGTTACTCAATTACTATCAATTGTTTTGtcgtacttgagtatttccattttgctctactttatacttctactccaccacATTTCCTTAGATAGCTCTGACATGTACTTGTTAGTAATATTTTTAATTTCTTTAATATAACACTGTGAAAGAAGCCATTTTGCACAATGAGTATTTTACCTTTTGCTGATATATCTTCAGTACTAAAGTAAAACGTATTAATTTTGCAGAAATAAAGGGTCTGATTACTTCTATCCCCACTGGAGAACATCCAGTGTAGTAAATAAGGTACATTAAGAACAGCTAAATCGGACAAAATGcaatatactttatttaaaagcatctatatatattttcttacCAATGTCTGGCTTTATAAGAAGATCAACATAATTTAACACACTTCAGATTTAAATGCATCAATTATATTCAGGGTTTTTTGTTTCACATAAGATCATATTTCAGCTCCACAGCTGGCACCAATTATTggagcagaagaagaaaaaggtgTTTTGAGAGGTACCAATCAAACAGCCTTCACACTCAATTGAGGGCACATCAATTAAAAGAACAAGAAGACCTTAATTCATGAACCAGTGGGGCCTATttcataaaaaacatctattgcacgtctgtccgtcctgggagagggatccctcctctgttgctctccctgaggtttctcccattttcccctttaaactgggttttctctggaactttttccttgtacgatgtgagggtctaaggacagagggtgtcatattgtcatactgatattctgtacacactgtgaagtccactgagacaaatgtaacatttgtgatattgggctatataaataaacattgattgattgattatgcAGGGACATCTTCCTGAAATGATAATAATGGCTCCAAGTAGTTTTCAGCAGAAGCCGAGGTTACATTAGACATCAGAATTACCATTTACAATTGGACCCAGGGTTGTTGAGACGCTATgtgcatttattttttatgGTGAAACAATGTATCAAGTCGAAGTACAGCTTCTACATCATGAGCAGGaaaattacattgcatttagctgacgcttttatccaaagtgacgtacaataagtgcgttcgaccaacaagatacaaccttgaagaaaacagaatcataaagtacatcaggtttcatagagcaaaacatttcaagtgctactcaactggctttaggtaagccagtcctttattagtatataagtgctttgttaatagttctatcgctcgaagtggagtcgaaagagatgagttttcagtctgcgccggaaggtgtgtaagctatctgctgtcctgatgtcaatggggagctcattccaccattttggagccaggatagcaaacccacgtgtttttgctgatgggaacttgggtcccctgcgcggcgagggtgcagcgagccgttttgttgatgcagagcggagtgcacgtgctggggtgtacagtttgtcagggccggccctcggcataggcagtataggcgaatgctaagggcgcatcaacccatagggggcgccgaaaattggggagaattttcttttttaaatatatatttttaaatttcataacacaatttcccgattttggatcaaagtacatcttattatcttatactaacagaactacgcctatattgcgtacagcacccataaactatggcacaccccACCCCCTCAAAATCGAGTCTACTTTATGTAGATGGTaacaaagtagtgtaatatattacctttttttttaaagtaatatgtaatatattaaaaaaaaatagtaacgaccccatctctggagttggcgttctctactctgatttacatgaagaacaacaggaggtcacggctctctgttgaacaggacttgcgagtggccctctcctcagtgccaccaaggattacaaaaatctgcgcgccccgacaggcacatgtatcGAACTAATTTGTAAATCggcaaaatatttacaatagcacatgtttcaatgctgattgctgaaatgttacatttataatttgtagttcaggaccatggacaatgcagcttccttgcattgacagttctctgctgaatttctgctgagtttcctttgcctAATTTTTTATTGTGTGACCTGTCTTGTGAGGAATTgcagtatctccttctccttttttctgtttgtttgtctatctgtttgtctgtcttcctggctgggcgtggttgacctactttccgttttccgccaactcacctccgctcctgtttctcatcatcactgattaccactactcacttgctgctgcttaaaactccggttcgatcatcagacttcgccagttcttcgtatactcacagtggtaaactccagttccggctgactagtattgctagtctttttgtatactcttccagttggatttttcatatactaatcctgttctgttttgtgcctgttccagatactccatattccattccgtcctgcctgccacgtccagcccaacctccgtctcagccctgctccacgttcttcccactctgttgagagtctactttgtctcctgcctgttttttgaggaacgtaaataaatccagtttttttttacactacacctaagtctccgtcccaagtgttcttgcatagcgggttcaagttttgagtctctttacgaggagcgtAACAGAAGAACTGGCCAAGAATGAACCCCGCAGGATCCGGAgcggattctaccccaatccttCATGCCCTGTCTAGTCAGGGCTCCCTCCTGGGTGAACACGAGAAGCTCATCCGAGCGTTGGTGGAGAGTAACCGGTCCATGGCTCATCATGTCTCCGAGTTGGCGTGCCAGATCTCCGCTCTCACTACCTCGACGGTAGCATTTCAGGCTACTCCCAGTCCAGCCCCTTTGCTCCCTCCTCGCCAGGATTTTCCTATCACCGATCCTGAGCCATTTCACGGAGATGTGGAGAAATGCAGAGGTTTTTTGTTCCAATGTAACAAGGTTTTTCGCCAGCGTCCTGTTGCATTTGCTGCTGAAGCAACGAGGATTAATTTTGTTTTGGGGTTGCTCCGCGGGAGAGCTTTAACCTGGGCAGAGGCTTTAAACTCTTCGGTGGATTTTGACACTCTACGTTTTGAGGGCTTCTCTGATCGGTTCTCAGCTGTTTTTGATCATCCCAACTCCTCTGGCTCCGCCGAGAATAAGCTGCTTAGCCTGCAACAAGGAAGCCGGACAGTGGCTGATTACTCCATCGAGTTTCACACACTCGCTGCAGAGGCTCGATGGGACGAGGCGGCTCTCAAGGCGGTGTTTTTAAGAGGATTAAGGGACCAGCTTCGGGACGAATTGGCAGCACGAGACGTTCCAGCGGATCTCTCAGAGCTGATCTCCTTAGTGTCTCGTTTGGACGGTCGTCTGCGGGAGCGCCGAGCTGAGCGAACACGGAGGGATTCACCAGCCTCACTCTGTAAGCCCAGTTTTTCTTCCTACTCTGCTCACTCGGTGTCTAGACCTCCCTCTTTTCCCCCGTCGTCCAGTGTGCGCACCTCTTCtcaggaggagcccatgcaacTGGGTCGTGCTAGACTTTCTCTGGAGGAGCGTCAGCGCCGGATAAGTGCAGGCCAATGCCTGTATTGTGGAAAGACTGGGCATAGCATTCCCAACTGCCCAGTACGGCCAAACTGGGAGGCTCGTCAGTAAGATTGGGGGTCCTGGCGAGTCCACAGCAATCATCTCTAACCCCATCCTTGACTCGTTTTCTTATTCCTGCCAAGCTCTGTGTTAGTTCTATGACATTGCCTCTCCAGGCTCATTGATTCTGGTGCGGAGGATAGCTTTTTGGACCAGGAGCTAGCTGAACAGCTGGGACTCTGCTTGGAGCCGCTAGAGGAACCGTTAACTGCCTATGCTCTAAATGGACAAATCATCTCCTCAGTCACAGCACAGTCACCCCTTGTGACTTTAATCACCTCCGGAAACCACCGTGAACTTATCCAGTTTAAGGTAATATCCTCTCCTTCTACACCTCTGGTTTTGGGTTACCCGTGGCTACGTactcacaacccacacattgattGGGCTAAGGGAAGGATTATTGAATGGGATCAGCACTGTCTCGCTAACTGCCTGTGTTCTGCCATACCTTCAACTTCTGTTTCCCCAAATCCTGTTGTCTGCCCTGATGCATCTGTAGATTTGACTGGTGTTCCTACTACTTACCACGACCTGCGTTGGGTCTTCAGCAAAGAGAgggctctctctcttcctccccacCGACCCTACGACTGCCCTATTGATCTGCTCTCTGGAGCTCCTCCAGCCGCCTCTACAATCTGTCCCGTCCTGAGAGGGAGGCTATGGAGCTTTATATCACGGACTCTGTGGCTGCTGGTATTATTcgtccctcctcttctcctgtgggtgccgggttcttctttgtaggcAAGAAGGATAAGTCGCTACGACCTTGCATAGACTTTCGGGGGTTAAACAATATCACGGTCAAGAACAAGTACCCATTACCCCTTCTCACCTCAGCTTTTGAACCTCTCCAAGAGGCAACCCTGTTCACCAAGCTTGACCTTCGAAATGCCTATCATCTGATCCGCATCCGCCAgggggatgaatggaagacAGCGTTTAACACTCCATTGGGCCATTTTGAATATCTGGTCATGCCTTTTGGTCTCACTAACGCCCCAGCAGTTTTCCAGTCTATGATCAATGATGTCTTGCGTGACTTCCTTAACCGCTTTGTCTTTGTCTACTTAGACGACATCCTGATTTTCTCCAGGAATCAGGAGGAACACGAGAACCATGTCCGCACGGTCCTACAGAGACTGCTGGAGAACAAGCTCTATGTTAAggcggagaagtgcgagttccacCAGAACCGGATCAGCTTCCTGGGCTACATCATCAGCCAGGGAAAGGTGGAGGCAGACCCTGGAAAGATCAAGGCAGTGGTGGAGTGGCCAGTCCCAACTACAAGGAGGGAGCTCCAGAGGTTTCTGGGATTTGCAAACTTTTACCGTCGCTTCATCCGGAACTTCAGTAAAGTAGCTGCACCTCTCTCCAGACTCACCTCCGTCAACATCACGTTCTGTTGGACTCCAGAGGCTAACAGAGCTTTCATTAAACTCAAGTCCTTGTTCACCTCAGCTCCCATCCTTATTCAGCCAGACACAGAGAAGCAGTTtgttgtggaggtggatgcGTCTGATACTGGAGTAGGAGCAGTTTTGTCTCAGATGGCTGGtcctgataacatcctccatccCTGCGCTTTTTTTTTCACGTCGCCTCTCTCCTGCGGAGCGCAATTATGATGTTGGTAACAGGGAGCTTCTGGCTGTTAAGTTGGCACtagaggagtggagacactggctcGAAGGCAGCAAGCAGTctttcctggtctggacggaCCACAAGAATCTCTCCTACATCCAGTCGGCGAAGcgactgaattcccgacaggcCAGATGGGCTCTGTTCTTCTGTCGCTTCGACTTTTGCCTCACCTTCCGCCCTGGCTCCAGGAATGTAAAACCCGATGCTCTGTCTAGGCTATACTCTCCTGACTCTCCTGATCCTCCCGATGCT
Above is a window of Pseudochaenichthys georgianus chromosome 1, fPseGeo1.2, whole genome shotgun sequence DNA encoding:
- the LOC117454406 gene encoding G-protein coupled receptor 83-like; protein product: MRAVCLCVVLWMCSPHTAAAAGHILNDSSLLGKEMFSYTDHLLNVSGHLDNRTSGFFLLDFDEGMLEDWRSLASKKRSGAESQDAGIKALLVAAYSLIIVISLFGNTLVCHVVVKNKRSLSATSLFIMNLAVADIFITVLNTPFTLVRFVNSTWVFGRTMCHISRFVQYCSLHVSTLTLTAIALDRRQVILHPLRPRMSPAQGGVWVAVIWLMASCFSLPHAIYQKLLTFTYSKEKERSLCVPDFPEPSDVYWQFIDLLTFILLYMLPLLVITASYTTVACRLWHHNAIGDTTTAQHAAQKRKRRRTLAMLLLVVGMFAVCWFPLNCYVVLLSSQAIHSSNALYFCFHWLAMSSTCYNPFIYCCLNPTFRQELRLLFAMCRRKRRAVVGLEPELRTVAAPCRHRTAWPDTNQSSRPGRALPHPGNSSSQQSHASSSQSQNLKDTHVLFIARQVLTGRTDILSVEPIVVVS